The window AGCGGCACTGCAGGAGCTGGTCGGTGCCGGCCTGGTGAATGCCGACAGCTTCGCCGGGCTGCGGGCGCTGGTCACCCCGGCCAGCAAGCGCCAGGCGCGCAGTCCACGGCGTGGGCGTGGGCCGCTGGTCGGCGGCATGGACGACGCCGGGCGCTGGGCCCTGTTGCGGCGCGCGTCACCAGCGGCCAGCGATAGCGAGCGACTGCCCGAGGAAACCCTCGAACACATTGCCAGGACCCTCTTGCGCCGCTATGGCGTGGTGTTCTGGCGGCTGCTGGAGCGGGAGGCGGAATGGCTGCCGAGCTGGCGTGAGCTGTTGCGCACCCTGCATCGGCTGGAGGCCCGTGGCGAAATTCGCGGCGGGCGTTTCGTCAGTGGCCTGGCTGGCGAGCAGTTCGCGCTGCCCGAAGCCATTGCGCTGCTGCGCGAAGTCCGCCGTCGACCGCTGGATGGCAGCCTGGTCGCCGTGTGTGGTGCCGACCCCCTGAACCTGGCAGGAACCCTGCTGCCCGGCAGCAAGGTGCCGGCGCTGGCGGGGAATCGGTTGGTATATCGCGATGGAATACCGGCGGCCGCGGAAATCGCCGGCAAGCAGCAATTCTGGCTTGAACTGGAGCCGCCGGCGGCGAATGAGGTGCGGCAGAAGCTGATCAGGCACTAGGCTGTGTATGAAATTGTTTGAAACGCAGGTTAGGCAAGGCAAAAACCGGCGAGGAAGCGCAGTTGACTGGTTGTCAATGAGCATTCTGAGCCGGTTTTTAACGCCGCATAACCAAGTTTCAAGCGATTTCATACATAGCCTAGGTCATGGGAGGACCTGTAGGACTGCGCTGTGACTACTGGCCCTTTCGCGGATAAATCCGGCTCCCACAACGTTGCGGTGTCCACATAGGTTATGCGCAACCTCAGGCCTTGTGGGAGCAGGATTTATCCGCGAAGAGGCTCGAACTGCCCCCGGATCACTGTGTCTGTACCCGCTCCCCTGGCAACACCACCGAACCGCCCTCTGCCACCTTCTGCGCCCCCTCGTCCACCGACGGCGTCCGGCTGGGCAACATCACCTGCTGTGGATAAGTCTGCGCGAAGTGCACCCACGGGCTCTGGTCCACCAGCTTCTTCAGGCGCTCGTTGAATGCCCGGCTGACCGCATACTGCCCACCGGACACGGTGCGGAACTGCGCCGTCAGCACCACGCCATTGAGGTCCATGCGATCCACCCCGAACACCTCCAGCGGCCCCTGCAGGTTGAACTTGAGGAAGCTGTCCTCGCTGATCATCCGCCCGGCCTCGCGGATCAGCGCGGTGGCCTTGTCGACATCGGTGTCGTAGGTGAACTGCACCGAGAAGAACGCGAAAGCGAATTGCCGCGACTGGTTGGTGACCGCCTTGATCTGGCCGAACGGCACCGAATGGACGAAGCCCTTGCCGTCGCGCAGGCGCAGGGTACGGATGGTCAGCCCCTCCACGGTACCGGCGTGACCGGAGTCGAGCACCACCCAGTCGCCGATGGACAGGGTGTCCTCGATGATGATGAACAGGCCGGTGATCACATCCTGCACCAACTGTTGGGAACCGAAGCCGATCGCCAGCCCGACCACCCCGGCCCCCGCCAGCAGCGGCGCGACGTTGATCCCCAGGTTGGCCATGGTGGTGATGGTGCAGATCACCACCAGGATGATCTTCACCGCATTGCGCAAGAGCGGCAGGATGGTTTTCACCCGCATGCTCGGCTGGCGCGACGAGCGCGGATTGACCGGCGGTTTCAACGCCTCCTGGATCGCCGTGTCGAGCACCACCCAGAGCAGCCAGGTCGCCAGCAGGATCAGGCCGATGCGGCTCAGGGCATCGCTGATTGCCCGACCGACGGTGTTCTGCACGGCGAACTCGTAGAGCGACAGGCCCCAGATCCGCCCCAGCAGTTCGATGAAGGTCACCGCCAGGGCGATCCGCAGCAGCGCATGCAACAGGCTCAGCAGGCGCTCCTTGTACACACTGCTGCGCTGGATCGCCTCGACGCTGCGGCCCTTGAACAGGTGCTGGATGATCGTGCTCAGAAACACCGTGCCGATCAGCAGCACCGTGGTCAGCAAGGCGCAGCGCAGGGCCTTCTGACTGTCCTCGCCGGCGCCGATCAGGTTCACCACCGAGACCAGTACCATCAGCAGGATCGGCCAGTACCAGAGGCCGGAGAAGATTCGCAGCGACTCCTGCAGGGCCGGCTGACGCAGGCGCTGGGCCAGCGACCGGTTGCGGATCAGATGGGCCACTGGCCGGCGCAGGCGGAACACCAGCACGCCAAAGAACAGCGAGGCGAACAGCCCGGTGAACACAGCGACGCTGCTGGTGATGTTGCCACCCAGCTGGCGGGCGATCTGCGGGCTGGTGAGCGCGTCGCTAAGGGCAGCGAGGAAACCGATCAGAAACAGCGGACGCGGGCTGTAGCTGCGGATGATGCGCACCGCCCGGCGCTTGTGGCCGAGGTCGAACAGCACGCTCAGGCACAGCAGCAAGCCGGTGGAGAACACCCCGCTGCTGGTGGCGTAGGCCAGGCACAGGGCCAGGGCGCGGCCCACCGAAACCGGCAGCAGATGGCTGGCGTAGAGGGTCAGCGGCAGGCTGGCCAAGGCAGGCAGCATGTAGGGCAGGATGTAATCGACCAAGGAACGGCCGCGCTCGCGGTCGAGCAACAGCGGCTGCCGATTGAGCCGACGGGCGAAGAATCGGCCGAGCAGGCTCAGCGCGGCGAAACTGCCGATCCAGATCAACGACAGCAGGAGAAAGTCGGCCGCCACGCTCCAGGGCGAGCGTTCGACGGTCTGGCTGACCAGCCGATCCATTTCGTCGGCCGCCCGGTCGGCCCGCAGGCGCCAGGCGTCCAGCAGGTTGTCGTTGAGGTCGAGCTTGTCCTGGACTTCCTCGATGCTCGAACTCAGGGCACCGAGCAACCCACCCTGCACCAGCGGCTGGGGCGGGGCCTGGGACGTCGCGGCAGCAGGAGCGGCACCGACGCCGCCACTGACGAATAACAGGAAGATCGACAAGACAATGGCCAGCTTGAATCTGGGCACGGGCATAATTCCTCTTCAGCGGTCGCTGTAAGGAACTGAGTCCCGGGAGGCTGGCAAAGTTCGGTGCAAGATGGGTCTAGCGCCATCCGGCCGCTCCCTGAGGCACTTCGACACGGGCTGCCCGTACCAGTCCGAAGATCAGGCGACGGCCCGGTATGAGTCGCAGTAGTAGGTATTGCCCGAGACCTCGAGCTTGCGCCAGGTATTCAACGTTGAGGGATGAAACTTCACGCGCCTTGGTATCGATTTTCCCTCGTAGCACAGCGGCGTAGGCCTGCGCCGCCGAACTGATCCACGATGCCAATCAGAAGCGGAACCTCAATACAAATGACTGATTGCCAAGTAATAAAAAAGCGAAGCCAGGTCAGTGGCTTCGCTTTTCAGGTTCTCAACGCTGGGAAAGCAGCGACTTAGAACGGGATATCGTCATCAAAGCTGTCGAAGTCCGGAGCCGGCTGCGGCGCGGCCTGCTGTGGAGCTGGGCGCTGTGGAGCCTGCTGTGGACGCGGCGCCTGCTGGCGTGGTGCGGACTGCTGGTAGTTGTTGCCACCGCCCTGTTGGTCGCCCTGTTGTGGACGGCCACCCAGCAGCTGCATGGTGCCCTGCATGTCGACGATGATCTCGGTGGTGTAGCGCTTGATCCCGTCCTTTTCCCACTCACGGGTCTGCAGCTTGCCTTCGATGTAGACCTGCGAACCCTTGCGCAGGTATTCGCCGGCGATCTCGGCAACCTTGCCGAACATCGACACACGGTGCCACTCGGTCTTCTCGACCTTCTGGCCGGTCTGCTTGTCGGTCCACTGCTCGCTGGTCGCCAGACTCAGGTTGGTCACGGCGTTGCCGTTGGGCAGGTAGCGAACTTCGGGATCCTGGCCGCAAGTGCCGACCAATATGACTTTGTTAACCCCACGGGCCATAACGTTCTCCTAGGCGTCGCACGCTGGCGAGGCCGGTTCATTGACCAGGCGCTCGAGGGTGGTGCGATCCAACAATTCGGTGTCCAGTTTGATGTAGATGGCGGCCTCTTCGGCTACGACCACTGCATCGGTTACCCCTACGACGGCTTTCAGGCGCTCGACCAGACCCGCTTCGCGGATCGCCTCAGGCGATAACGGCAAGCGCAGGCTCGTCACATAGGGAGGTTCACGCATGGTAACAGCAAAGGCCAGCCAGAGGGCAGCCAGTGCGGCGCATCCGAGGAAGACCGCCGACAGACCGCCATGCTGAAACATCCAGCCGCCCAGAATACCGCCGAGTGCCGAGCCGAGGAACTGACTGGTGGAATACACCCCCATCGCCGTGCCCTTGCCACCGGCTGGTGAAACCTTGCTGATCAGCGACGGCAACGAAGCCTCCAGCAGGTTGAAGGCGATGAAGAACACCACCGTACCGATCACCAGGGCCCGCAAACCATTGCCGAACTCCCAGAAGAATAGCTCAGTGAGCATCAACGTCGTCACGGCGCCGAGTAAAACTCGTTTCATTTTGCGTTTCTTCTCGCCGTAGATGATGAACGGGATCATGGCGAAGAAGGAGATCAGCAAGGCGGTCAGGTACACCCACCAGTGTTGTTCCTTGGGCAGGCCGGCCCTTTCGACGAAGGCCAGCGGCAAGGCGACGAAGCTCGACATCAGCATCGCGTGCAACACGAAGATGCCCAGGTCCAGGCGCAGCAGGTCCGGGTGCTTGAGCGTCGGCACCAGCGCCTGGCGCGCCACGCCCGACTCGCGGTGCTGCAGCGGGCTGGTGGCCTTGGGCACCATGAAGGCAATGATCAGGATACCGACCAACGCCATGCCACCGGTCGCCAGGAACAGCCCGGACAGGCCGAAGGCGCGGGTCAGCAGCGGACCAACGACCATCGCCACGGCGAACGACAAGCCGATGGTCATGCCGATCATGGCCATGGCCTTGGTACGGTGCTGCTCGCGGGTCAGGTCCGATAACAGTGCCATGACCGCTGCGGAAATCGCCCCGGCACCCTGCAGGATGCGTCCGGCGATCACGCCCCAGATCGAATGGGCGTTGGCCGCCAGCAGGCTGCCGAGAGCGAAGACGATCAGGCCCAGGTAGATCACCGGCCGTCGACCGATGCGGTCGGAAATGATTCCGAACGGGATCTGGAACAGGGCCTGGGTCAGGCCGTAGGCACCAATGGCCAGGCCGATCAGCGCGGGGGTCGCGCCTGCCAGATCCATCCCGTAGGTCGCCAGGACCGGCAACACCATGAACATGCCAAGCATACGGAACGCGAACACCAGGGCCAGGCCGCTTGCCGCGCGGGTCTCGCCGCTACTCATGCGTTCGCTGTGGGGATCGTGCATGGAAAAACCTCGTGTGAACCGGCGGCGATTCTATCAGTCCCATCGTTTGAGCGGGTATAGGGTGACGCTTTGTCGCTCACTCGTTCAGCATCCTGTCATGCAAGGCTGCAATGCTGTATCTCGATAGTGTGCATCCATCCAGTATTTAGTCTTATACTCCTGCCTTTACCGCCCGCCGTGCGAGGCCACTTTGGACAAGATCCTGATTCGTGGGGCTCGAACCCACAACCTGAAGAACATCGACCTGACCCTGCCCCGGGACAAGCTGATCGTCATCACCGGCCTGTCCGGGTCCGGCAAGTCATCCCTGGCGTTCGACACGCTGTACGCCGAGGGCCAGCGCCGCTACGTCGAGTCGCTGTCGGCCTATGCCCGGCAGTTCCTGTCGATGATGGAAAAACCTGACGTCGACACCATCGAAGGCCTGTCGCCGGCCATTTCCATCGAACAGAAATCGACCTCGCACAACCCGCGCTCGACAGTCGGCACCATCACCGAGATCTACGACTACCTGCGCCTGCTGTATGCCCGCGTGGGCACGCCGCGTTGCCCGGACCACGACATTCCGCTGGAGGCGCAGACCGTCAGCCAGATGGTCGATCTGGTGCTGGCCCAGCCCGAGGGCGCCAAGCTGATGCTGCTGGCACCGGTGATTCGTGAACGCAAGGGCGAGCACCTGTCGGTGTTCGAGGAACTGCGGGCCCAGGGCTTCGTCCGTGCCCGGGTCGACGGAAAATTGTACGAGCTGGACGAAGTGCCCAAGCTCGACAAGCAGAAGAAGCACTCTATCGACGTGGTCGTCGACCGCTTCAAGGTCCGCGCCGACCTGCAGCAGCGCCTGGCGGAATCCTTCGAGACCGCACTGGGGCTGGCCGACGGCATTGCCCTGGTCGCGCCAATGGACGACGAGCCCGGCGAGGAAATGATCTTCTCCGCGCGCTTCGCCTGCCCGATCTGTGGCCACGCCATCAGCGAGCTGGAACCGAAGCTGTTCTCCTTCAACAACCCGGCCGGCGCCTGCCCGACCTGCGACGGCCTCGGCGTAAAGCAGTTCTTCGACGTCAAGCGCCTGGTTAATGGCGAACTGACGCTGGCCGAAGGCGCGATACGCGGCTGGGACCGGCGCAACGTCTACTACTTCCAGATGCTCGGCTCGCTGGCCGCGCACTACGGCTTCAGCCTGGAAGTGCCGTTCAACACCTTGCCGGCGGACCAGCAGAAGGTCATCCTCAGTGGCAGCGGCAACCAGAACGTCGACTTCAAGTACCTCAATGACCGCGGCGATATCGTCAAGCGCTCGCACCCGTTCGAAGGCATCGTGCCGAACCTCGAGCGCCGCTACCGCGAGACCGAGTCGGCCACCGTGCGCGAGGAGCTGGCCAAGTTCCTCAGCACCCAGCCCTGCCCGGACTGCCGTGGCACCCGCCTGCGCCGTGAGGCGCGGCATGTGTGGGTGGGCGAAAAGACCCTGCCGGCAGTCACCAACCTGCCGATCGGCGATGCCGCCGGCTACTTCTCGGGGCTGAAGCTGACCGGGCGACGCGGCGAGATCGCCGACAAGATCCTCAAGGAGATCTGCGAACGCCTGCAGTTCCTGGTCAACGTCGGTCTCGACTACCTGACCCTGGACCGCAGTGCCGACACCCTGTCCGGCGGCGAGGCACAGCGGATCCGCCTGGCCAGCCAGATCGGCGCCGGCCTGGTCGGGGTGATGTACATCCTCGACGAACCCTCCATCGGCCTGCACCAGCGTGACAACGACCGCCTGCTCGGCACCCTGAAGCACCTGAGGGACATTGGCAACACGGTGATCGTGGTCGAGCACGACGAGGACGCGATCCGCCTAGCCGACTACGTGGTGGATATCGGCCCGGGTGCCGGCGTGCATGGCGGCAGCATCGTTGCCCAGGGCACCGCCGCCGAAGTCATGGCCCACCCGGACTCGCTCACAGGCAAGTACCTGTCGGGCCGGGTGAAGATCGAAGTGCCGGCCAAACGGACGCCACGCAACAAGAAGCTGTCGCTGACCCTCAAGGGCGCGCGCGGCAACAACCTGCGCAACGTCGACCTGGAAATCCCGATCGGCCTGCTGACCTGCGTGACCGGCGTGTCCGGTTCGGGCAAGTCGACCCTGATCAACAACACCCTGTTCCCGCTCAGTGCCACCGCGCTCAATGGTGCCACGACCCTGGAGGCTGCGGCCCACGACAGCATCAACGGCCTGCAGCACCTGGACAAGGTGGTGGATATCGACCAGAGCCCGATCGGTCGGACACCACGCTCGAACCCGGCGACCTACACCGGCCTGTTCACGCCGATTCGCGAACTGTTCGCCGGCGTGCCGGAGTCCCGCTCCCGCGGATACGGCCCGGGCCGCTTCTCGTTCAACGTCAAGGGCGGCCGTTGCGAGGCTTGCCAGGGCGATGGTCTGATCAAGGTGGAGATGCACTTCCTGCCGGACATCTACGTACCGTGCGACGTGTGCAAGAGCAAGCGCTACAACCGCGAAACCCTGGAGATCAAGTACAAGGGCAAGAGCATCCACGAGGTGCTGGAGATGACCATCGAGGATGCCAGGGAGTTCTTCGATGCCGTGCCGGCGCTGGCGCGCAAGCTGCAGACGCTGATGGACGTGGGGCTGTCCTACATCAAGCTGGGGCAATCGGCGACCACCCTGTCCGGTGGCGAGGCACAGCGAGTCAAGCTCTCTCGTGAGCTGTCCAAGCGCGATACCGGCAAGACCCTGTACATCCTCGACGAGCCGACCACCGGCCTGCACTTCGCGGATATCCAGCAATTGCTGGACGTGCTGCACCGGTTGCGCGACCACGGCAACACCGTGGTGGTGATCGAGCACAACCTGGATGTGATCAAGACCGCCGACTGGCTGGTGGACCTTGGACCCGAGGGGGGATCCAAGGGTGGACAGATCATCGCGGTAGGGACGCCGGAGCAAGTGGCAGAGATGCCACAGTCGCATACCGGGCATTACCTGAAGCCGCTGTTGATTCGCGATCGTGCGTAAACGGCGGAAATGAAAAAGCCCCTGTCATTGAATGATGACAGGGGCTTTTTTGTGAGGCGGGAATTACCTTCGCTGGCAAGCCAGGCTCCTACAGGATCACCTAGCTCCTCGGAACCGGGTACACCGGCGCCTCCAGGAGCCAGGCTTGCCGGCGAACCGGTGCACAGCACCGGCCATCCGACTCAGAACTGCGACTGCAGGTAGTTCTCCAGCCCAACGGACTTGATCAACCCCAACTGTTTCTCCAGCCAGTAGGTGTGATCTTCCTCGGTATCCGCCAGCTGCTGACGCAGGATATCGCGGGAGATGTAGTCCTTGTGCTGCTCGCAGAGCTCGATGCCCTTGCACAGCGCGGCGCGCACCTTGTACTCCAGACGCAGGTCGGCAGCGAACATGTCCGGCACGGTAGTGCCCACGTCCAGGTCATCCGGACGCATGCGCGGAGTGCCCTCGAGCATCAGGATCCGACGGATCAGCGCGTCGGCGTGTTGGGCCTCTTCCTCACTCTCGTGGTTGATGCGCTCGTAGAGCTTGCTGAAGCCCCAGTCCTCATACATCCGCGAATGGATCAGATATTGGTCACGAGCTGCCAGTTCACCCGTCAGCAACGTGTTGAGGTAATCGATTACGTCCGGGTGACCTTGCATCGCCCTACATCTCCCTGCTTTAAAGTCTGTATTTTGAACCAAGCTGACCGGAAGGTCACGGCAAAAACAGCAGAAAAGTGAGAAATAGCAGAGAAAAACTAGCGATTTGAAGCGAAAAACCGCCCAAATGCGGGCGGTTCTGCTTCTCGTTTAGACTTACTTCAGCACTATTCCCAGCGCCTTCGCGATGCCTTCCCCGTATGCCGGGTCAGCCTTGACGAAATACTGCAGCTGGCGCTGTACCACATCATCGGAGACGCCGCTCATGGCGCCGGCGATGTTGTTGATCAGCAGCGCCTTCTGCTCATCGTTCATCAACCGGAACAGCGCACCGGCGTGGCTGAAGTAGTCGGTATCTTCGCGATGATCGTAGCGGTCCGCCGCACCGCTCAGTGCCAGCGCCGGCTCGGCGTAGCGAGGAGCCTGCTTCGGCGCGTCGGCGTAGCTGTTAGGCTCGTAGTTCGGCGCTGCCCCCCCATTGCTGCCGAAAGCCATCGCACCGTCGCGCTGGTAGCTGTTGACCGGGCTACGTGGCGCGTTCACCGGCAGCTGCTGGTGGTTGGTGCCGACGCGGTAGCGGTGGGCATCAGCGTAGGCGAATACACGACCTTGCAGCATGCGGTCTGGCGACAGGCCGACGCCCGGAACCATGTTGCTCGGACCGAAGGCGGCCTGCTCGACCTCAGCAAAGTAGTTCAGCGGGTTGCGGTTCAGTTCCAGCTCACCCACTTCGATCAGCGGGAACTCCTTCTGCGACCAGGTCTTGGTCACGTCGAACGGGTTCTCGTAGTGCGCCGCAGCCTGGGCTTCGGTCATGATCTGGATGCAAACGCTCCATTTCGGGAAGTCGCCGCGCTCGATGGCGTTGAACAGGTCACGCTGTGCGTAATCCGGATCGGTACCCGCCAGGCGTGCTGCTTCGGCCGGCGCCAGGTTCTTGATGCCCTGTTTGGTCTTGTAGTGCCACTTCACCCAGTGACGCTCGCCCTTGGCGTTGATCAGGCTGTAGGTGTGGCTGCCAAAACCGTGCATGTGACGGTAGCCGTCCGGAATCCCGCGGTCCGAGAACAGGATGGTGATCTGGTGCAGCGCCTCGGGCGAGTGCGACCAGAAGTCCCACATCATCTGCGCGCTTTTCAGGTTGCTTTGCGGCAGACGTTTCTGGGTGTGGATAAAATCCGGGAATTTGAGCGGATCACGGATGAAGAACACAGGCGTATTGTTGCCGACGATGTCCCAGTTGCCTTCCTCGGTGTAGAACTTCAGGGCGAAACCGCGCGGATCGCGCTCGGTATCAGCCGAACCCCGCTCACCACCCACCGTGGAGAAACGCAGGAAGGTCTCGGTCTTCTTGCCAATCGATTCAAACAGCTTGGCGCTGGTGTACTGGGTGATGTCCTTGGTGACGGTGAAGGTACCGTAGGCGCCCGACCCCTTGGCGTGCACGCGGCGCTCAGGAATGTTTTCACGGTTGAAATGGGCAAGCTTCTCGATCAGGTGGAAGTCGTCGAGCAGCAGTGGGCCACGAGGGCCAGCGGAACGGGAATTCTGGTTATCCGCGACGGGAGCGCCGCTGGCGGTCGTCAGCGTTTTGTTCTGGCTCATAATCATCCTTCCTCTCTGGGTCTTGGTACTGCCGGCTAATCGGCTGAGAGGAAGTATCGACCATGAAGGTTACAGGCACAAATGCATTAATCCATCAAAGGCAATAGTTAACAACTATTAACAACAGATGCATTAATAGCAGGCACAAAAAACCGGGCACTGGGCCCGGTTTCTTGTTTCAGACTGACGTCTTACTCGGCAGATACAGCATCGCCAGCAGTAGCACGATCAACCAACTCGACGTACGCCATAGGAGCGTTGTCGCCAGCGCGGAAACCGCACTTCAGGATGCGCAGGTAGCCACCCTGACGGGTAGCGTAACGCTTGCCCAGGTCGTTGAAGAGCTTACCAACGATAGCTTTCGAACGAGTACGGTCGAAAGCCAGACGGCGGTTA of the Pseudomonas vanderleydeniana genome contains:
- a CDS encoding mechanosensitive ion channel family protein — encoded protein: MPRFKLAIVLSIFLLFVSGGVGAAPAAATSQAPPQPLVQGGLLGALSSSIEEVQDKLDLNDNLLDAWRLRADRAADEMDRLVSQTVERSPWSVAADFLLLSLIWIGSFAALSLLGRFFARRLNRQPLLLDRERGRSLVDYILPYMLPALASLPLTLYASHLLPVSVGRALALCLAYATSSGVFSTGLLLCLSVLFDLGHKRRAVRIIRSYSPRPLFLIGFLAALSDALTSPQIARQLGGNITSSVAVFTGLFASLFFGVLVFRLRRPVAHLIRNRSLAQRLRQPALQESLRIFSGLWYWPILLMVLVSVVNLIGAGEDSQKALRCALLTTVLLIGTVFLSTIIQHLFKGRSVEAIQRSSVYKERLLSLLHALLRIALAVTFIELLGRIWGLSLYEFAVQNTVGRAISDALSRIGLILLATWLLWVVLDTAIQEALKPPVNPRSSRQPSMRVKTILPLLRNAVKIILVVICTITTMANLGINVAPLLAGAGVVGLAIGFGSQQLVQDVITGLFIIIEDTLSIGDWVVLDSGHAGTVEGLTIRTLRLRDGKGFVHSVPFGQIKAVTNQSRQFAFAFFSVQFTYDTDVDKATALIREAGRMISEDSFLKFNLQGPLEVFGVDRMDLNGVVLTAQFRTVSGGQYAVSRAFNERLKKLVDQSPWVHFAQTYPQQVMLPSRTPSVDEGAQKVAEGGSVVLPGERVQTQ
- a CDS encoding single-stranded DNA-binding protein — its product is MARGVNKVILVGTCGQDPEVRYLPNGNAVTNLSLATSEQWTDKQTGQKVEKTEWHRVSMFGKVAEIAGEYLRKGSQVYIEGKLQTREWEKDGIKRYTTEIIVDMQGTMQLLGGRPQQGDQQGGGNNYQQSAPRQQAPRPQQAPQRPAPQQAAPQPAPDFDSFDDDIPF
- a CDS encoding MFS transporter, with amino-acid sequence MHDPHSERMSSGETRAASGLALVFAFRMLGMFMVLPVLATYGMDLAGATPALIGLAIGAYGLTQALFQIPFGIISDRIGRRPVIYLGLIVFALGSLLAANAHSIWGVIAGRILQGAGAISAAVMALLSDLTREQHRTKAMAMIGMTIGLSFAVAMVVGPLLTRAFGLSGLFLATGGMALVGILIIAFMVPKATSPLQHRESGVARQALVPTLKHPDLLRLDLGIFVLHAMLMSSFVALPLAFVERAGLPKEQHWWVYLTALLISFFAMIPFIIYGEKKRKMKRVLLGAVTTLMLTELFFWEFGNGLRALVIGTVVFFIAFNLLEASLPSLISKVSPAGGKGTAMGVYSTSQFLGSALGGILGGWMFQHGGLSAVFLGCAALAALWLAFAVTMREPPYVTSLRLPLSPEAIREAGLVERLKAVVGVTDAVVVAEEAAIYIKLDTELLDRTTLERLVNEPASPACDA
- the uvrA gene encoding excinuclease ABC subunit UvrA, coding for MDKILIRGARTHNLKNIDLTLPRDKLIVITGLSGSGKSSLAFDTLYAEGQRRYVESLSAYARQFLSMMEKPDVDTIEGLSPAISIEQKSTSHNPRSTVGTITEIYDYLRLLYARVGTPRCPDHDIPLEAQTVSQMVDLVLAQPEGAKLMLLAPVIRERKGEHLSVFEELRAQGFVRARVDGKLYELDEVPKLDKQKKHSIDVVVDRFKVRADLQQRLAESFETALGLADGIALVAPMDDEPGEEMIFSARFACPICGHAISELEPKLFSFNNPAGACPTCDGLGVKQFFDVKRLVNGELTLAEGAIRGWDRRNVYYFQMLGSLAAHYGFSLEVPFNTLPADQQKVILSGSGNQNVDFKYLNDRGDIVKRSHPFEGIVPNLERRYRETESATVREELAKFLSTQPCPDCRGTRLRREARHVWVGEKTLPAVTNLPIGDAAGYFSGLKLTGRRGEIADKILKEICERLQFLVNVGLDYLTLDRSADTLSGGEAQRIRLASQIGAGLVGVMYILDEPSIGLHQRDNDRLLGTLKHLRDIGNTVIVVEHDEDAIRLADYVVDIGPGAGVHGGSIVAQGTAAEVMAHPDSLTGKYLSGRVKIEVPAKRTPRNKKLSLTLKGARGNNLRNVDLEIPIGLLTCVTGVSGSGKSTLINNTLFPLSATALNGATTLEAAAHDSINGLQHLDKVVDIDQSPIGRTPRSNPATYTGLFTPIRELFAGVPESRSRGYGPGRFSFNVKGGRCEACQGDGLIKVEMHFLPDIYVPCDVCKSKRYNRETLEIKYKGKSIHEVLEMTIEDAREFFDAVPALARKLQTLMDVGLSYIKLGQSATTLSGGEAQRVKLSRELSKRDTGKTLYILDEPTTGLHFADIQQLLDVLHRLRDHGNTVVVIEHNLDVIKTADWLVDLGPEGGSKGGQIIAVGTPEQVAEMPQSHTGHYLKPLLIRDRA
- the bfr gene encoding bacterioferritin; translation: MQGHPDVIDYLNTLLTGELAARDQYLIHSRMYEDWGFSKLYERINHESEEEAQHADALIRRILMLEGTPRMRPDDLDVGTTVPDMFAADLRLEYKVRAALCKGIELCEQHKDYISRDILRQQLADTEEDHTYWLEKQLGLIKSVGLENYLQSQF
- a CDS encoding catalase — translated: MSQNKTLTTASGAPVADNQNSRSAGPRGPLLLDDFHLIEKLAHFNRENIPERRVHAKGSGAYGTFTVTKDITQYTSAKLFESIGKKTETFLRFSTVGGERGSADTERDPRGFALKFYTEEGNWDIVGNNTPVFFIRDPLKFPDFIHTQKRLPQSNLKSAQMMWDFWSHSPEALHQITILFSDRGIPDGYRHMHGFGSHTYSLINAKGERHWVKWHYKTKQGIKNLAPAEAARLAGTDPDYAQRDLFNAIERGDFPKWSVCIQIMTEAQAAAHYENPFDVTKTWSQKEFPLIEVGELELNRNPLNYFAEVEQAAFGPSNMVPGVGLSPDRMLQGRVFAYADAHRYRVGTNHQQLPVNAPRSPVNSYQRDGAMAFGSNGGAAPNYEPNSYADAPKQAPRYAEPALALSGAADRYDHREDTDYFSHAGALFRLMNDEQKALLINNIAGAMSGVSDDVVQRQLQYFVKADPAYGEGIAKALGIVLK
- the rplQ gene encoding 50S ribosomal protein L17, producing MRHRKSGRHLSRTSSHRKAMFQNMAVSLFEHELIKTTLPKAKELRRVAEPLITLAKVDSVANRRLAFDRTRSKAIVGKLFNDLGKRYATRQGGYLRILKCGFRAGDNAPMAYVELVDRATAGDAVSAE